Genomic segment of Umezawaea sp. Da 62-37:
CTCCCCAGTAGCTACCCGCTCTCAGCAGATCGGACGGCGGGGCGCGGGCGTTAGCAGGTATGTCGGTCGAAAGCGATAGCGCGCACTTCGTAGACTCTTCAGTCGTGACCGAATCCAGCACCACTCCACAGCGTCCTGAACTCCCTCCGGCGTGGCAGCCGTCCGAGGTAGAGGCGGAGCTGTACCAGGGCTGGGTCGACCGCGGGTACTTCACCGCCGACGCGGGCAGCGACAAACCGCCGTTCACGATCGTGCTGCCGCCGCCGAACGTGACGGGCAGCCTCCACATGGGCCACGCCCTCAACCACAGCGTCATGGACGCGCTCACCCGCAGGCGCCGGATGCAGGGCTACGAGGTCCTGTGGCTGCCCGGCATGGACCACGCGGGCATCGCGACCCAGAACGCCGTCGAGCGCGACCTGGCCAACAACGGGCTCTCGCGCAACGACCTCGGCCGCGAGAAGTTCGTCGAGCGCGTCTGGGAGTGGAAGGCCGAGTACGGCGGCAAGATCCTCGACCAGATGCGGCGCCTCGGCGACGGTGTCGACTGGACCCGTGAGCGCTTCACCATGGACGAGGGCCTGTCCAGCGCCGTCCAGACGATCTTCAAGCGGATGTTCGACGACGGCCTGATCTACCGCGCCGAGCGCATCATCAACTGGTGCCCGCGCTGCCAGACCGCGCTGTCGGACATCGAGGTCGAGCACTCCGACGACGACGGCGAGTTGGTGTCCATCCGCTACGGCGAGGGCGCGAACTCCATCGTCGTGGCGACCACGCGCGCCGAGACGATGCTCGGCGACACCGCCGTGGCCGTGCACCCCGAGGACGAGCGGTACGCGCACCTGATCGGCACCGAGGTCGAGGTGCCGCTGACCGGCCGCCGGGTGCCGATCGTGGCCGACGAGCACGTCGACCCGAAGTTCGGCACCGGCGCCGTCAAGGTGACGCCCGCGCACGACCCGAACGACTTCGAGATCGGCCAGCGCCACGACCTGCCGAACCTGACCGTCATGGACGGCCGGGGCGTCATCACGGTGAACGGCCCGTTCCAGGGCCTCGACCGCTTCGAGGCGCGTCCCGCCGTCGTGGCCGCGCTGCGCGACCAGGGGCGGATCGTCGCCGAGAAGCGGCCGTACGTGCACTCCGTGGGGCACTGCTCGCGCTGCGGCACGGTCGTCGAGCCGCGCCTGTCGTTGCAGTGGTGGGTGAAGGTCGAGGGCATCGCCAAGGCCGCCGGTGACGCCGTCCGCGACGGCCGCACCACCGTGCACCCGGCCGAGCTGACCAAGCGCTACTTCGACTGGGTCGACAACCTGCACGACTGGTGCATCTCGCGCCAGCTGTGGTGGGGCCACCGCATCCCGGTCTGGTACGGCCCGGCGGGCGAGGTCGTGTGCGTCGGACCGGACGAGCAGCCGCCGTCCGGCGAGGGCTGGCACCAGGACGAGGACGTGCTCGACACGTGGTTCTCGTCCGGCCTGTGGCCGTTCTCCACGCTGGGCTGGCCGGAGAAGACGGCCGACCTGGCGAAGTTCTACCCGACCTCCGTGCTGTCCACGGGCTACGACATCCTCTTCTTCTGGGTCACCAGGATGATGATGTTCGGCCTGTACACCATGGACGAGGTGCAGCCGTTCGACCACGTCTACCTGCACGGCCTGATCCGCGACGCCAACGGCAAGAAGATGTCGAAGTCGCGCGGCAACGGCATCGACCCGCTGGCCTGGATCGACAGCTACGGCGCCGACGCCACCCGGTTCACGCTGCTGCGCGGCGCGAACCCCGGCTCGGACCTCGCCGTCGCCGAGGAGTGGGCCGCCGGCGCCCGCAACTTCACCACGAAGCTGTGGAACGCCACCAGGTTCGCGCTCTCCAACGGCGCCACGGTCGAGAGGCCGCTGCCCGCCCGCGACGCGCTGACCGACGCGGACCGCTGGATCCTGGACCTGCTCGACCAGCTGGTGTCCGATGTGGACGGCCAGTTCGAAGCGTTCGGGTTCGCCAAGCTGTCCGAGGCGCTCTACCACTTCACGTGGGACGAGTTCTGCGACTGGTACCTGGAGCTGGCGAAGGTCCAGATCGCCGAGGGCGGCGAGCGCGCCGAGGCGACCCAGTCGGTGCTCGGGCACGTGCTCGACGTCGTGCTGCGGCTGCTGCACCCGTTGACGCCGTTCATCACCGAGACGCTGTGGAAGACGCTGACCGGCGGCGAGTCGCTGGTCGTCGCCGAGTGGCCGAAGCCGTCCGGTGTGGAGCGCGACGCCGTGGCGGCCGAGCGGATCGAGGGGCTGAAGAAGCTCGTCACCGAGATCCGCCGGTTCCGCTCCGACCAGGGCCTGCGGCCGACGCAGAAGGTCGAGGGCAAGGTGCGCGGCGCGTGCTGCGTCGACCTGCTCGACCAGGTGCCGTCGGTGAAGGCGCTGACCAGGATGACCGAGCCCGGCGAGTCCTTCGCCGTGTCCGCGTCGCTGGAGGTCGGCCTGCCCAAGGGCACCGTGACGGTCGAGCTGGACACCTCCGGCACGATCGACGTGGTCGCCGAGCGCAAGCGGATGACCAAGGACCTCGCGGTTGCGGAGAAGGAACGCGCGCAGTGCGAGGGCAAGCTGAACAACGCCTCGTTCACCGACAAGGCCCCTGCCGACGTCGTGGCGAAGATCCAGGCCCGCCTGGCCGTCGCCAACGCCGACATCGACCGCCTGAACGCGCGGATCGCCGCGCTGCCGGAGCCGAAGTGAGCACCGATCCGACGGCGTTGGAGGAGCTCCGCGCCGTCGAGTCGGAGCTGGACAAGCGCTGGCCCGAGACGAAGATCGCGCCGTCGCTCGACCGGATCAAGGCGCTGACGCACGTGCTGGGCGACCCCCAGCACGCGTACCCGGTCGTCCACATCACCGGGACCAACGGCAAGACGTCGACGTCGCGGATGATCGACGCGCTGCTGTCGCGCATCGGGCTGCGCACCGGCCGCTACACCAGCCCGCACCTCCAGCTCGCGACCGAGCGGATCAGCGTCGACGGCGAGCCGATCACGCCCGAGCGGTACGTCGAGGTCTACCGGGACATCAAGCCGTTCCTGTCCATGGTGGACGGTGACGGCGACATCCCGATGACCAAGTTCGAGGTCCTCACCGGCATGGCGTTCGCGGCGTTCGCGGACGCCCCGGTGGAGGTCGCCGTGGTCGAGGTCGGCCTCGGCGGCGGCTGGGACGCGACGAACGTGGCGGACGGCAAGGTCGCGGTGATCACCCCGATCGGGATCGACCACGTCGAGTACCTCGGGTCGGACATCGAGGGCATCGCGCGGGAGAAGGCCGGGATCATCAAGCCCGGCTCCGTCGCGATCCTCGCCGAGCAGACCAACGAGGTGGCCCGGATCCTCATCGAGCGGGTCACCGAGGTCGACGCCATGGTCGCCCGCCAGGGCATGGAGTTCGGCGTGCTCGACCACGCGGTCGCCGTCGGCGGCCAGGTGCTGCGCCTGCAAGGGCTCGGCGGCGTGTACGACGAGATCTTCCTGCCGCTGCACGGCGCGCACCAGGCGTCCAACGCCTCGCTCGCGCTCGCGGCCGTGGAGGCGTTCTTCGGCGCGGGCAAGGACCAGCCGCTCGACATCGACGCGGTCCGCGAGGCGTTCGCCTCGGTGACCTCGCCGGGCAGGCTGGAACGCGTGCGCAGCACGCCGACCGTGCTGGTCGACGCCGCCCACAACCCGCACGGCGCCACGGCGCTGGCCGCGGCCCTGCGCGACGAGTTCGGCTTCCGCAAGCTCATCGCCGTCGTCGGCGTCATGGACGACAAGGACGCCGCCGGCATCCTCTCCGCCCTGGAGCCCGTGGTCCACGAGATCGTCGTCACCAGCAACTCCTCGCCGCGCGCGATGGACGCGGACACGCTGGGCGACCTCGCCATGGAGTCGTTCGGCGAGGAGCGCGTGTTCGTCCAGCCCTCGCTCGCCGACGCGATCGAGGAAGCCGTGCAGCGCACCGAGGAGGACGACGAGGAGGGCGTGGTGTCCGGCGGCGGCGTGATCGTCACCGGCTCCGTCGTCACGGCGGGCGAGGCACGAGCCCTGTTCGGCAAGGAGCCGTCATGACCACACCGCCGGTCAAGCCACCGCCCAAGGACCCGATGAAGGCGTTCCGCGGCATCACCGCGGGCACGCTGATCATCGAGGTGATCGTGGTGGCGCTCGCGCTGCCGGTGATCGCCAAGCTCGGCGGCGGGTTCACCACCACCGCGGGCGTGCTGGCGTTCGTCCTGATCGCCGGGCTCATCGCCACGTGCGCGCTGCTCAAGCACAAGTGGAGCGTCTGGCTGATCGTCGGCCTGCACGTGGTGATGGTCGCGTCCTGGTTCGCGCTGACCGCGCTCGGCGCCGTCGGCGTCGTGTTCAGCCTGGTGTGGGCGTGCGTGTTCTGGATGCGCCGCGACCTCGCCAAGCGCATGGCCGAGGGCAGGCTGCCGAGCCAGCAGGTCTGATCGTTCACCCGGCCGTCAGCCGGGGTTGGGCCGCCGGCGGTGTCGGCCCGCTACAACTTCGGCATGACCGATGAGCGGGCGGTGAACCGGCGGACGCTGCTGCGCGCCGGTGGACTCGGTGTCGCGGGCGCGTTCCTGCCCGGTGTGGCGCTGGCGCGGACGGACCGGCTGGTCCTGACGCACGGCGTGCAGTCCGGTGACGTGCTCACCGACGGGGCGCTGGTGTGGACGCGGGCGGACCGGCCGTCGCGGATGCTGGTGGAGGTCGCGACCGACCCGTCGTTCCGGCACTCGCGCTGGGTGCGCGGGCCGCTGCTCACCCCGGACACCGGCGGCACCGGCCGGGTGCGCCTCGACCACCTGCCGCCCGGCCACCAGGTGCACTACCGCGTGGTGGCCGAAGACCTCGACGGGCGCACCCGCAGCCAGGCCGTCACCGGGACGTTCCGCACCGCGCCGGTCGGCCGCCAGGACGTGCGCTTCACGTGGTCCGGCGACGTCGCGGGCCAGGGTTGGGGCAGCAACCCCGACCTCGGCGGGATGCCGATCTTCGCCGCGATGGACGCGCGGAACCCGGACTTCTTCCTGCACAGCGGCGACACCGTCTACTCCGACGGCCCGCTGGTCCCCGAGGTCGTGCTGCCGGACGGCCGGATCTGGCGCAACGTCGTCACCCCGGAGAAGTCCAAGGTCGCCGAGACGCTCGACGAGTACCGCGGCCAGTTCGCCTACAACCTGCTGGACGCGAAGTACCGCGACTTCGCCGCGCACGTGCCGATGGTGGTGCAGTGGGACGACCACGAGGTCACCAACAACTGGTTTCCGGGCGAGGTATTGGACCTGCCGCAGTACACGGAGAAGCGGGTGGACGTGCTGGCCGCGCGGGCGTTCAGGGCGTTCCACGAGTGGCAGCCGATCGACCCGAAGCGCGCTGTGGACGGACGGGTCTACCGGAAGTTCTCCCACGGCGCGCACGTCGAGGTGTTCGTGCTGGACATGCGCAGCTACAAGGACGCGAACACCGCGCCGCGCGACGGCGTCGGCCACGTGCTGGGCGAGCGGCAGGCGCGGTGGCTGGTCGACTCGCTGGCGCGCAGCCGGGCCACGTGGAAGATCGTCGCGGCGGACCTGCCGATCGGCCTGACCGTGCCGGACGGCGTGGACGTCGAAGGCGTGGCCAATGGACTGCCCGGTGCGCCGGGCGGCCGTGAGCACGAACTGGCGGGCGTGCTGCGGCAGTTGAAGCGGCGCCGGGTCCGCGACGTCGTGTGGCTGACCGCCGACGTGCACTACACCGCCGCCCACCACTACTCGCCCGACCGCGCCGCCGTCGGCGACTTCGACCCGTTCTGGGAGTTCGTGTCCGGCCCGCTGCACGCCGGGGCGTTCGGGCCCAACGCACTGGATCCCACTTTCGGACCGGAGGCCGTGTTCGTGCACGCGCCGCCGACCGCGAACTCCTCGCCGCTGGACGGGTTCCAGCACTTCGGCGAGATCGCTGTGGACGGTCGCAGCGGAGACCTCACCGTGTCGCTCAGGGATGCCGCCGGAACGTCGTTGTGGGGGGAAACCCTTCGGCCCTCCTGACGGGGCACATAGGGTGTTCGGGTGCCCATCGCGTTCGACACCACCGGTTTGCAGCAGCACGACCAGACGACCTGGTACAACCCCGTCACGAACGACCAGGTGAGCTTGGAGTACTTCGACCAGGCGCCCGACCTGCCCGCGGCGCTGGACGACCTGGGAGCGCTGCGGCACGGGCTCGCGCACCTGACGGCCGAGGTCGGGTGCCTGGTCGAGGCGCACGTCGTGCACCTGGGCGGGGAGCCCGCGCTGTTCCAGATCGTGAAGCTGCCGATCCCGAACCAGCCGAGCGGGCAGGCGTTCCTGGCGACGTTCACCGTGCCGAGGGCGGGCGCGAGCGCGGTGCTGAAGTTCCAGGCGATAGAGGAGGGCGCGACCGGGGTGCGCGAGGCCGTGCTGATGGGGCAGGTGGGGTTCGACAACTGGTTCCAGCCGCACCCGTACGCGCCGGAACTCCAGGGCAAGCTGCCGTTCCACGTCGGTGACGACCCGCGGTGGGACGCCCAGTTCCCGCAGCACCCGCTGTCGAGAGCGCGGGCGTGGGCCCACCGGGTGGCGCGGACCGGCACGGTCGACCCGCGGTTCGCCGCGCTGCCGCCGTTCGAACCGGTCCCGGAGGTGGGCGCCACCCTCACGACCGTCGTGCCGGGCATCCCGATCGGCGGGTACCTGCCGCTGTGGCTCGACGACGACGACGTCAGCTACTGGCGGATGACCGACCCCGGCACGGTGCTCGGCAAGCTCGGGAAGGGCGCGCTGGCCCGCGTTCCGGTGCTGGACACCAGGTTCCGCGACCTGGTCGCGCTGGACGAGGCCGGTTCCACGATCATGCTCGCCGACCGCTACGGCCCGGAGGACGGCGGGATGTCCGGCGGGCTGAGCCCGCTGGTGCGCGTGCCCGAGGCGGAGGCGCGGTCGGCCGTTACGGCGGAGACGGTGCTGGAGGCGTTCCGCTGGGTCGGCCTGGTGTCCGAGGCCGCGGCCGAGCGCGGCGAGTACGTCGCAGTCGAGCCGGGCGGGGTGACCTACCGGGAGAAGCCGTACGTGCTGATGATCGTGCGGCAGCACAAGGGGCAGATGTTCTCCGTGGTGGAGACGGCGCCGGTGCCGGACGAGGCGCCGATCTGGCACGACCAGCTCGTGCACGAGAACGCGACCGGCCAGACGATGAGCGGACCGGCCAGTCCGGAGACCATTCGCGGCGGTGGTCTGCTCGCGATGTACGCCACGACCACCTGGGACCTGCACCCGTCGCGGCTGTGCCTGTCGTTCGGGCCGAACCCGCACAGGACCCCGTAGTCGCAACTATTTGCAGCCCGTCGGCGCTTGTCGGACCAGGTTTGTCGTGGTTTGGTGCGTTCGCCCGGACATCGTGCGGGTGATTGCGCAAGCTTTTGCGACAAGGAGGTCGCCGTGCGCCGGGTACTTGCCGCACTGGTGTCGTTGCTGCTCATCCCCCTGGTACCGCTGGTTTCGGCGGCCGCGCCCGAGGTTCCGGCGCTCGCGGTAGGTGCGGTGGGGGACATCGCGGCGGGCGTCCGGAGCGGTGATCAGCGGCTGGCGCGCAACGCCTTGCGGGAAGACCTGACGGGCGAGCGGTTCTACTTCGTGATGCCCGACCGGTTCGCGAACGGCGACCCGCGCAACGACCGCGCCGGGCAGCCCGACGACCGGCTCAAGTCCGGGTTCGACCCCGCGGACAAGGGCTTCTACCACGGCGGTGACCTGGCCGGACTGCGCGACGAGCTCGGTTACCTCGACGGCATGGGGATCACCGCGATCTGGATGACCCCGATGTTCCGCAACCAGTGGGTGCAGGGCGCCGGCGCGGACGCCTCCGCCGGGTACCACGGCTACTGGACGACCGACTTCACCAGCCTGGACCCGCACTTCGGGACCACGCAGGAGATGCGGCAGCTGATCTCCGACGCCCACCGCCGCGGCATCAAGGTGTTCTTCGACATCGTCGCGAACCACACCGCCGACGTCATCGACTACGCCGAGGGCGAGCACGACTACCTGGGCACCGGCGCCGTGCCGTACCTGGACGCGTCCGGCAAGCCCGTCGACATCGCCGCGCTGGCCGGGCAGGACGACTTCCCCGCGCTGGACCCCGCGAAGTCGTTCCCGTACACGCCGGTGGCGAAGCCCGGTGTGCGCAAGTCCCCGGACTGGCTCAACGACACCGCGCTCTACCACAACCGCGGCGACTCGACGTTCAGCGGCGAGTCCGCCGAGTACGGCGACTTCTCCGGCCTCGACGACCTGATGACGGAGAACCCGAAGGTCGTCAAGGGCATGGAGAGGATCTTCACCAGCTGGATCGACACCCTCGACATCGACGGCTACCGGGTCGACACGGTCAAGCACGTCAACATGGAGTTCTGGCAGGCGCTCGCGCCGCACGTGAAGGCCTACGCCGCCAAGCGCGGCAAGGAGGACTTCTTCGTGTTCGGCGAGGTCTTCAGCTCCGACCCCGCGCTGACCTCGTCCTACACCACGACCGGGAAGATGCAGGCGAGCCTGGACTTCCCGTTCCAGAGCGGCGCGGTGAACTTCCTGGCGGGCCAGGGGGCTTCGAGCCTCGCCGACGTGCTGCTGGCCGACGACCGGTACACCGACGCCGACTCGAACGCCTCCTCGCTGCCGACGTTCCTCGGCAACCACGACATGGGCCGCGTCGGCTGGATGCTCCGCCAGCAGAAGCCCGGCATCGCCGAGGGCGAACTGCTCGACCGGCTCGAACTCGGCAACGCGCTGATGTACCTGTGGCGCGGCAACCCGGTCGTCTACTACGGCGACGAGCAGGGCTTCGCGGGCGGTGGCGGCGACAAGC
This window contains:
- a CDS encoding alkaline phosphatase D family protein: MTDERAVNRRTLLRAGGLGVAGAFLPGVALARTDRLVLTHGVQSGDVLTDGALVWTRADRPSRMLVEVATDPSFRHSRWVRGPLLTPDTGGTGRVRLDHLPPGHQVHYRVVAEDLDGRTRSQAVTGTFRTAPVGRQDVRFTWSGDVAGQGWGSNPDLGGMPIFAAMDARNPDFFLHSGDTVYSDGPLVPEVVLPDGRIWRNVVTPEKSKVAETLDEYRGQFAYNLLDAKYRDFAAHVPMVVQWDDHEVTNNWFPGEVLDLPQYTEKRVDVLAARAFRAFHEWQPIDPKRAVDGRVYRKFSHGAHVEVFVLDMRSYKDANTAPRDGVGHVLGERQARWLVDSLARSRATWKIVAADLPIGLTVPDGVDVEGVANGLPGAPGGREHELAGVLRQLKRRRVRDVVWLTADVHYTAAHHYSPDRAAVGDFDPFWEFVSGPLHAGAFGPNALDPTFGPEAVFVHAPPTANSSPLDGFQHFGEIAVDGRSGDLTVSLRDAAGTSLWGETLRPS
- a CDS encoding DUF4233 domain-containing protein: MTTPPVKPPPKDPMKAFRGITAGTLIIEVIVVALALPVIAKLGGGFTTTAGVLAFVLIAGLIATCALLKHKWSVWLIVGLHVVMVASWFALTALGAVGVVFSLVWACVFWMRRDLAKRMAEGRLPSQQV
- a CDS encoding folylpolyglutamate synthase/dihydrofolate synthase family protein, with product MSTDPTALEELRAVESELDKRWPETKIAPSLDRIKALTHVLGDPQHAYPVVHITGTNGKTSTSRMIDALLSRIGLRTGRYTSPHLQLATERISVDGEPITPERYVEVYRDIKPFLSMVDGDGDIPMTKFEVLTGMAFAAFADAPVEVAVVEVGLGGGWDATNVADGKVAVITPIGIDHVEYLGSDIEGIAREKAGIIKPGSVAILAEQTNEVARILIERVTEVDAMVARQGMEFGVLDHAVAVGGQVLRLQGLGGVYDEIFLPLHGAHQASNASLALAAVEAFFGAGKDQPLDIDAVREAFASVTSPGRLERVRSTPTVLVDAAHNPHGATALAAALRDEFGFRKLIAVVGVMDDKDAAGILSALEPVVHEIVVTSNSSPRAMDADTLGDLAMESFGEERVFVQPSLADAIEEAVQRTEEDDEEGVVSGGGVIVTGSVVTAGEARALFGKEPS
- a CDS encoding valine--tRNA ligase — translated: MSVESDSAHFVDSSVVTESSTTPQRPELPPAWQPSEVEAELYQGWVDRGYFTADAGSDKPPFTIVLPPPNVTGSLHMGHALNHSVMDALTRRRRMQGYEVLWLPGMDHAGIATQNAVERDLANNGLSRNDLGREKFVERVWEWKAEYGGKILDQMRRLGDGVDWTRERFTMDEGLSSAVQTIFKRMFDDGLIYRAERIINWCPRCQTALSDIEVEHSDDDGELVSIRYGEGANSIVVATTRAETMLGDTAVAVHPEDERYAHLIGTEVEVPLTGRRVPIVADEHVDPKFGTGAVKVTPAHDPNDFEIGQRHDLPNLTVMDGRGVITVNGPFQGLDRFEARPAVVAALRDQGRIVAEKRPYVHSVGHCSRCGTVVEPRLSLQWWVKVEGIAKAAGDAVRDGRTTVHPAELTKRYFDWVDNLHDWCISRQLWWGHRIPVWYGPAGEVVCVGPDEQPPSGEGWHQDEDVLDTWFSSGLWPFSTLGWPEKTADLAKFYPTSVLSTGYDILFFWVTRMMMFGLYTMDEVQPFDHVYLHGLIRDANGKKMSKSRGNGIDPLAWIDSYGADATRFTLLRGANPGSDLAVAEEWAAGARNFTTKLWNATRFALSNGATVERPLPARDALTDADRWILDLLDQLVSDVDGQFEAFGFAKLSEALYHFTWDEFCDWYLELAKVQIAEGGERAEATQSVLGHVLDVVLRLLHPLTPFITETLWKTLTGGESLVVAEWPKPSGVERDAVAAERIEGLKKLVTEIRRFRSDQGLRPTQKVEGKVRGACCVDLLDQVPSVKALTRMTEPGESFAVSASLEVGLPKGTVTVELDTSGTIDVVAERKRMTKDLAVAEKERAQCEGKLNNASFTDKAPADVVAKIQARLAVANADIDRLNARIAALPEPK